In a genomic window of Halobiforma lacisalsi AJ5:
- a CDS encoding abortive infection protein: protein MTTAVDGRKTGLFLALAFGISWTGAAGLFLSGIELNSTLGTVLVVLVFMWAPAIAAIVVQRWAEESVRAGCGLSLGRLRWVLLALVAPVGLLAATIGVGLVVPDVSLTTDYAAFGAPRDRRLRRTRQVRRRRADHGR, encoded by the coding sequence GTGACGACAGCCGTCGACGGCCGCAAAACGGGGCTGTTTCTGGCCCTCGCGTTCGGCATCTCGTGGACCGGCGCGGCCGGCCTGTTTCTCTCCGGGATCGAACTGAACTCGACCCTCGGGACCGTCCTCGTCGTCCTCGTGTTCATGTGGGCTCCCGCGATCGCGGCGATCGTCGTCCAGCGGTGGGCCGAGGAATCCGTTCGAGCCGGGTGCGGGCTCTCGCTCGGGCGGCTCCGCTGGGTCCTCCTCGCCTTGGTCGCCCCCGTCGGACTCCTCGCGGCGACGATCGGCGTCGGGCTCGTCGTCCCGGACGTCTCGCTGACGACCGACTACGCGGCCTTTGGCGCTCCTCGCGACCGTCGCCTGCGTCGCACACGACAGGTACGTCGCCGCCGAGCGGATCACGGCCGGTGA
- a CDS encoding CPBP family intramembrane glutamic endopeptidase — protein MTSSESLPRGRFGRLARRMTPWGFPLVYLGWAYVWWAPIVGSDQSVWTFPNVALFVVGGLSPLLAALLLSWLTEGGAGIRDLGHRLIDLGRIDARWALLVLLYWPIFNLLVAGAALLVGVTSDPLEFISTDRLFDPAATAAIVAFAFVFPLVEEIGLRGYWLDRLQERFSALTAGVINGTTWGIWHAPFVLFPGYYANTTFDPDLSWWIPSIVLGTLVTVWVYNNTGRSILAVLCFHAFGNMTGEVMGFGPEMYPFVLVGYGGAALIVVLAFGPYSLRGWETPLPRPEDNGESTSSGHR, from the coding sequence ATGACCTCGAGCGAGTCACTCCCAAGGGGGCGGTTCGGCAGGCTCGCACGCAGGATGACGCCGTGGGGGTTCCCGCTCGTCTACCTGGGCTGGGCGTACGTCTGGTGGGCACCGATCGTCGGCTCCGACCAGTCGGTGTGGACGTTCCCCAACGTCGCGCTGTTCGTCGTCGGCGGACTGAGTCCGCTGCTGGCCGCCCTCCTGCTTTCGTGGCTCACCGAGGGCGGGGCCGGGATCAGGGACCTCGGTCACCGGCTGATCGATCTCGGGCGGATCGACGCGCGCTGGGCGCTGCTCGTCCTGCTGTACTGGCCGATCTTCAACCTTCTCGTCGCGGGCGCTGCGCTCCTGGTCGGCGTCACGTCCGATCCGCTCGAGTTCATCTCGACGGATCGGCTGTTCGATCCGGCGGCGACGGCCGCGATCGTCGCCTTCGCGTTCGTCTTCCCCCTGGTCGAGGAGATCGGGCTGCGCGGGTACTGGCTCGACCGGCTGCAGGAGCGGTTCAGCGCTCTCACCGCGGGCGTGATAAACGGGACGACGTGGGGGATATGGCACGCGCCGTTCGTGCTCTTCCCCGGCTACTACGCGAACACTACCTTCGATCCCGACCTGTCGTGGTGGATCCCGAGCATCGTCCTGGGCACGCTCGTCACCGTCTGGGTGTACAACAATACGGGGCGAAGCATCCTCGCGGTGCTCTGTTTCCACGCGTTCGGGAACATGACCGGCGAGGTGATGGGCTTCGGTCCGGAGATGTACCCGTTCGTTCTCGTGGGCTACGGCGGGGCGGCCCTGATCGTCGTCCTCGCGTTCGGCCCTTACTCGTTGCGTGGATGGGAGACGCCGCTCCCCCGACCGGAGGACAACGGCGAGTCGACCTCGAGCGGACACCGGTAA
- a CDS encoding CPBP family intramembrane glutamic endopeptidase: MSPGTRLSAIVPRTTNPYFFVIIYLGWAWFFWAFIVLSGEVVWTVPYSLLFYVGALSPLLGGILLTYRLGAWSGLRDLWDRTVNVRRISRRWYAICIFLQPAMTLLAAGIALLAGTSGQPLNPSISGLLSPNALAFFLTFTLLAGTVEEIGLTGYFVHRLLEVRGVVAVGLITGVVWAVWHVPLFLMEGYYGPATADPDPAFFFPGLLFTQIIYAWIYDNTAESVLAAIIYHTAINVTGETLGPSEVVGRYTFYLTVVLCLLILLHEEWVTPSGLGNRLVNRD; this comes from the coding sequence ATGAGCCCTGGAACACGACTCTCGGCGATCGTCCCGCGCACGACGAACCCATATTTTTTCGTCATCATCTACCTCGGCTGGGCGTGGTTCTTCTGGGCGTTCATCGTGCTGTCGGGGGAGGTCGTCTGGACGGTTCCGTACTCGCTGCTGTTCTACGTCGGGGCGCTCAGCCCGTTGCTGGGCGGCATCCTCCTGACGTACCGGTTGGGAGCGTGGTCGGGACTGCGAGACCTCTGGGATCGGACCGTCAACGTCCGTCGGATCAGCCGCCGGTGGTACGCCATCTGCATCTTCCTCCAGCCGGCGATGACGCTCCTCGCCGCCGGAATCGCGCTGCTCGCCGGCACGTCGGGGCAACCGCTGAACCCCTCGATTTCCGGGTTGCTTTCCCCGAACGCGCTGGCGTTTTTCCTGACGTTTACGCTACTGGCCGGAACGGTCGAGGAGATCGGGTTGACCGGCTACTTCGTCCACCGACTCCTCGAGGTCCGCGGCGTCGTCGCGGTCGGCCTGATCACGGGAGTCGTCTGGGCCGTCTGGCACGTCCCTCTGTTCCTGATGGAGGGCTACTACGGCCCAGCCACGGCCGATCCGGATCCGGCATTCTTTTTTCCCGGGTTGCTGTTCACCCAGATCATCTACGCCTGGATCTACGACAACACGGCCGAAAGCGTCCTCGCGGCGATCATCTACCACACGGCCATCAACGTCACCGGAGAGACGCTCGGTCCGTCGGAGGTGGTCGGTCGGTACACGTTCTACCTTACGGTCGTTCTCTGCCTATTGATACTGCTACACGAGGAATGGGTGACACCCTCGGGTTTGGGGAACCGGTTGGTCAACCGAGACTAG
- a CDS encoding serine hydrolase domain-containing protein — MASDPSRRRFLGTSALGLTASLAGCLGLGGDGSESLPAHLEERIPTLLERYDVPGTSVALVEDGAVTWTGAYGEADPAAGRPTTEDTPFRVQSITKSVTAWAVMKLVETGEIDLEDPIERHVTSWELPDAPHPWDEVTVRRLLSHSAGIPPGGGGEVESGGEPPSIQTVLSGAAGTPAARPVEEPGTFRYSNPGYALLELLVEDVTGRDFAAYVDDEILTPLGMDDATFDRDDLEADLAIEHYVDGTPVETAPGPVRAHGGLYATAEDVARFVAASTAGADGEQPGRDVLEPESVAKMHEPAVETTGFYDLATDGAGLGHFAETLSGGERAVMNGGQGPGSWNWFHAVPSTGDGIVILTNSERSVQLIADIVDAWADRSGLSTPALASTARWIRFPVWILGGIALGLALRLGYGLFSGVRSFAPLSERDRIARAALAGLAVAAAGLWWAVGREFLGYFLPVIADWLGLVLAAIAALAVLTALFPRTDGAETS; from the coding sequence GTGGCAAGCGACCCGTCCCGACGGCGCTTCCTCGGGACGTCTGCACTCGGGCTGACCGCGTCCCTCGCGGGCTGTCTCGGCCTCGGCGGTGACGGTTCGGAGTCGCTCCCCGCCCACCTCGAGGAGCGGATCCCGACGCTGCTCGAGCGCTACGACGTCCCCGGTACGAGCGTCGCTCTCGTCGAAGACGGGGCGGTGACCTGGACCGGAGCGTACGGCGAGGCGGATCCCGCGGCCGGCCGTCCGACGACCGAGGACACGCCGTTCCGGGTCCAGTCGATCACGAAGTCGGTCACAGCGTGGGCCGTGATGAAGCTCGTCGAGACAGGCGAGATCGACCTCGAGGATCCGATCGAGCGCCACGTCACGAGCTGGGAGCTGCCGGACGCCCCTCACCCGTGGGACGAGGTGACTGTCCGGCGGCTGCTCTCCCACAGCGCCGGCATTCCGCCGGGAGGCGGCGGCGAAGTCGAATCCGGCGGGGAGCCGCCGTCGATCCAGACGGTGCTCTCCGGCGCGGCCGGCACGCCGGCCGCTCGACCCGTCGAGGAGCCCGGCACGTTCCGGTACTCGAACCCCGGCTACGCGCTGCTCGAGCTTCTGGTCGAGGACGTCACGGGGCGGGACTTCGCGGCCTACGTGGACGACGAGATTCTGACGCCGCTCGGGATGGACGACGCTACGTTCGACCGGGACGACCTCGAGGCAGACCTGGCGATCGAACACTACGTCGACGGAACGCCGGTAGAGACGGCTCCGGGGCCGGTCAGGGCCCACGGCGGGCTGTACGCGACCGCCGAAGACGTCGCTCGGTTCGTCGCCGCGAGCACGGCAGGGGCCGACGGGGAGCAACCGGGCCGGGACGTGCTCGAGCCCGAATCCGTCGCGAAGATGCACGAGCCGGCCGTCGAGACGACCGGATTCTACGACCTCGCGACCGACGGTGCCGGGCTTGGCCACTTCGCCGAGACCCTCTCGGGCGGCGAGCGAGCGGTCATGAACGGGGGACAGGGCCCCGGCTCGTGGAACTGGTTTCACGCGGTCCCGTCGACGGGCGATGGGATCGTGATCCTCACCAACAGCGAGCGCAGCGTCCAGCTCATCGCCGACATAGTCGATGCGTGGGCCGATCGGAGCGGGCTGTCGACGCCCGCCCTCGCCAGCACCGCACGCTGGATTCGGTTCCCGGTCTGGATCCTCGGTGGGATCGCCCTCGGGCTAGCCCTGCGACTCGGTTACGGCCTGTTTTCGGGGGTACGTTCGTTCGCCCCGCTGTCGGAACGTGACCGGATCGCTCGAGCCGCGTTAGCCGGCCTCGCGGTCGCGGCGGCCGGCCTGTGGTGGGCGGTCGGCCGGGAGTTCTTGGGCTACTTCCTGCCCGTGATCGCCGACTGGCTCGGGCTGGTGCTGGCCGCGATCGCCGCCCTGGCGGTCCTGACGGCGCTGTTCCCGCGTACGGACGGTGCCGAGACGTCGTGA
- a CDS encoding bactofilin family protein, which produces MNRSRSLRRRIVVLAFVAMLSLSLGAGVAAAQSFEGVSGTVVVEDGETVDGIDGIAGSVVVRGTITGDISGAAGSIHVVEGGTVEGSIEAAAGSLRIDGDVGGDVAVGGGHVDVSETGRIGGDLEAGTGYLSVDGTIDGDVRAGAETIVLGPNADVGGEFRYDADSFTEDPDATVANGVVQDPGIGDDVGGIGGGFTVPDWVGTVYGLLANLLLGAILLAVFPVFSSGIAGRVADGPVASGGVGFLTLIAVPITLAAAAITIVGIPLAILGAFAFGLAIWVAAVYGQFAIATWALGLAGADNRWLALVVGLVAFALLGLVPILGGLLEFVALLLGLGALAFGLRDAYRARRGGSARGRQTTLDEVGDEGAGSEVSS; this is translated from the coding sequence ATGAACCGCAGTCGTTCGCTTCGCCGTCGGATCGTCGTGCTCGCCTTCGTCGCTATGCTGTCGCTCTCGCTCGGTGCGGGCGTCGCCGCCGCCCAGTCGTTCGAGGGCGTCTCCGGGACGGTCGTCGTCGAGGACGGCGAAACCGTCGACGGTATCGACGGCATCGCCGGATCGGTCGTCGTTCGTGGCACGATCACGGGCGATATCTCGGGCGCCGCCGGAAGCATCCACGTCGTCGAGGGTGGAACCGTCGAGGGATCGATCGAAGCCGCCGCGGGGAGCCTCCGCATCGACGGTGACGTCGGCGGCGACGTCGCCGTCGGCGGCGGTCACGTCGACGTCAGTGAGACGGGCCGGATCGGCGGCGACCTCGAGGCCGGGACCGGTTACCTCTCGGTCGACGGGACGATCGACGGCGACGTGCGTGCCGGCGCCGAGACGATCGTGCTGGGGCCGAACGCCGACGTCGGCGGTGAGTTCCGCTACGACGCCGACAGCTTCACCGAGGATCCGGACGCGACCGTTGCGAACGGCGTCGTACAGGACCCCGGGATCGGCGACGACGTCGGCGGGATCGGCGGGGGTTTCACCGTCCCCGACTGGGTCGGAACGGTGTACGGGCTCCTCGCAAACCTGCTGCTCGGGGCGATCCTGCTCGCGGTCTTCCCGGTTTTCTCTTCGGGCATCGCCGGCCGCGTCGCGGACGGACCGGTCGCGTCCGGCGGCGTCGGGTTCCTGACGCTGATCGCCGTGCCGATCACCCTGGCCGCCGCCGCCATCACGATCGTCGGGATCCCGCTGGCCATCCTCGGTGCGTTCGCCTTCGGGCTCGCGATCTGGGTCGCCGCGGTCTACGGCCAGTTCGCGATCGCTACGTGGGCGCTGGGCCTCGCCGGCGCGGACAACCGGTGGCTCGCGCTCGTGGTCGGCCTCGTCGCCTTCGCGCTCCTCGGCCTGGTCCCGATCCTCGGGGGGCTCCTCGAGTTCGTCGCGTTGCTGCTCGGGCTGGGTGCGCTCGCGTTCGGCCTGCGGGACGCCTACCGGGCGCGCCGCGGCGGATCCGCCCGCGGTCGCCAGACGACGCTCGACGAGGTCGGAGACGAGGGTGCCGGCTCCGAGGTGAGTTCCTGA
- a CDS encoding dihydrolipoyl dehydrogenase: METHDTEVDFLVVGSGSGLDVANAAANRGQSVAVVEKGPLGGTCLNRGCIPSKQLLYHAEVLETVERAEEFGIHAEVSDVEFAEIVREVNDDVADSAESIERGLRSSDRHDLLRGEGSFVDDRTLEVVDGPDAGRRLSAETVLVAAGTRPAIPPIEGIEDVDYLTSREALELESPPDRLMIVGGGYIAAELAHFFGTFGSEVSIVGRRPHLLPAADEEVGAAFTERYADRFEVHTGYEAVAASESGGEVAVDARPYPPVWDDPDAHDPVTVTGDTLLIAAGRRPNSDLLDLEATGVDTDERGFVETDEYLRTSADGVWALGDIVGEYLLKHNANHEARAVARNLFSEGLEPVDYSAMPFAVFGSPEVAGVGAREGELREADREYATRTYRYEDTARGQAMNAEGFVKAIIEPEGEILGCHILGPEASNLIEEVVVAMTAGTGTVWDIRESVHIHPALSEVVDRGFAGQFTRRGPGAHEHEHEHERGHGHGHEHTHHNHNHDHEDEHSHDHE; the protein is encoded by the coding sequence ATGGAAACGCACGACACGGAAGTCGACTTCCTGGTCGTCGGCTCCGGCTCCGGCCTCGACGTCGCGAACGCGGCGGCGAACCGCGGCCAGTCGGTCGCCGTCGTCGAGAAGGGGCCGCTCGGGGGGACCTGTCTCAACCGCGGCTGCATCCCGTCGAAGCAACTGTTGTATCACGCGGAAGTGCTCGAGACCGTCGAGCGAGCCGAGGAGTTCGGCATCCACGCCGAGGTCTCCGACGTCGAGTTCGCGGAGATCGTCCGCGAGGTCAACGACGACGTCGCCGACAGTGCCGAGTCGATCGAGCGGGGCTTGCGGTCCTCCGACCGACACGACTTGCTGCGCGGCGAGGGCAGCTTCGTCGACGATCGAACCCTCGAGGTCGTCGACGGGCCCGACGCGGGCCGACGTCTCAGCGCGGAGACGGTTCTCGTCGCGGCCGGTACCCGTCCGGCGATCCCGCCGATCGAGGGGATCGAGGACGTCGACTATCTCACGAGTCGCGAGGCGCTGGAACTCGAGTCGCCGCCCGATCGGCTGATGATCGTCGGCGGCGGCTACATCGCGGCGGAACTCGCGCACTTCTTCGGTACCTTCGGTAGCGAGGTGTCGATCGTCGGCCGGCGGCCGCACCTGCTCCCAGCGGCGGACGAGGAGGTCGGCGCCGCGTTCACCGAGCGGTACGCCGACCGGTTCGAGGTCCACACCGGATACGAAGCCGTCGCCGCGAGCGAGTCCGGCGGCGAGGTCGCCGTCGACGCGCGCCCCTATCCGCCGGTGTGGGACGACCCCGACGCACACGACCCGGTGACGGTGACCGGCGACACCCTCCTGATCGCGGCCGGCCGTCGGCCCAACTCGGACCTGCTCGACCTCGAGGCCACGGGCGTCGACACCGACGAGCGCGGGTTCGTCGAGACCGACGAGTACCTGCGGACGAGCGCCGACGGCGTCTGGGCGCTGGGCGACATCGTCGGCGAGTACCTGCTGAAACACAACGCAAACCACGAGGCCCGCGCCGTCGCCCGGAACCTGTTCAGCGAGGGACTCGAGCCGGTCGACTACTCGGCGATGCCTTTCGCCGTGTTCGGCTCGCCCGAGGTGGCCGGCGTCGGCGCTCGAGAGGGGGAGCTCCGGGAGGCGGACCGGGAGTACGCGACGCGGACGTATCGGTACGAGGACACCGCCCGCGGCCAGGCGATGAACGCCGAGGGGTTCGTCAAGGCGATCATCGAGCCGGAGGGCGAGATCCTGGGCTGTCACATCCTCGGTCCCGAGGCGTCGAACCTCATCGAGGAGGTCGTCGTGGCGATGACGGCCGGTACGGGGACGGTGTGGGACATCCGGGAGTCGGTCCATATCCATCCCGCGCTGTCGGAGGTGGTCGATCGAGGGTTCGCGGGCCAGTTTACGCGTCGGGGTCCGGGTGCTCACGAGCACGAGCACGAGCACGAGCGCGGACACGGGCACGGGCACGAGCATACCCATCATAACCACAATCACGACCACGAGGACGAGCACAGCCACGACCACGAGTGA
- a CDS encoding M20 family metallopeptidase, producing the protein MRSPSTISSLQDRRDAVADRTLELVGLETTNPPGNTRESVALLESWFDDLGLETDRVATDPEKPNLLATLPGDGERTLLFLGHLDTVPYDPDGWSYDPLGERVGDRIYGRGTTDMKGAVAAMVEVARAYVETGTTPPVTLSFVFVSDEEIAGEAGVRALLERDRLAADACVIGEPTCDAERASITVADRGSIWLTLEATGEAAHGSRPMLGENAIDRLWAALEDVRGRLESRRLSVPGAVEPVLEESVDYYAPAMGERTARRLFERPTVNLGTLEGGEAVNSVPREATAQLDVRLAPGVETPAVLADVREWLVDHEGVSIADVGWSVGTYEDPDAPVVAATRSVATDVLEEDVFRRSATGGGDAKQLRNAGIPTVEFAVATDTAHACDEYTTVDALAATAEAYARLPGAFASFS; encoded by the coding sequence ATGAGGTCCCCTTCGACCATCTCTTCCCTTCAGGACCGACGCGACGCGGTCGCCGACCGCACGCTCGAGCTCGTCGGCCTCGAGACCACGAATCCACCCGGAAACACCCGCGAGAGCGTCGCCCTCCTCGAGTCGTGGTTCGACGACCTCGGCCTCGAGACCGACCGGGTGGCGACCGACCCTGAAAAGCCGAACCTGCTCGCGACCCTGCCGGGCGACGGCGAGCGAACGCTGCTTTTCCTCGGGCACCTCGATACGGTCCCCTACGATCCCGACGGCTGGTCGTACGACCCGCTCGGGGAGCGCGTCGGCGATCGAATCTACGGTCGCGGCACCACCGACATGAAGGGCGCGGTCGCCGCGATGGTCGAAGTCGCCCGCGCGTACGTCGAGACCGGAACGACGCCGCCCGTGACGCTTTCGTTCGTGTTCGTCAGCGACGAGGAAATCGCGGGCGAGGCGGGTGTCAGGGCCCTCCTCGAGCGCGATCGGCTCGCGGCCGACGCCTGCGTCATCGGCGAACCGACCTGCGACGCGGAGCGAGCGTCGATCACGGTCGCAGACCGCGGGAGCATCTGGCTCACCCTCGAGGCTACCGGGGAGGCCGCCCACGGCTCACGTCCGATGCTGGGCGAGAACGCGATCGATCGCCTCTGGGCGGCCCTCGAGGACGTCCGCGGTCGACTCGAGTCCCGCCGGCTATCCGTCCCCGGGGCCGTCGAACCCGTCCTCGAGGAGTCGGTCGACTACTACGCCCCGGCGATGGGCGAGAGGACCGCACGCCGGCTGTTCGAGCGACCGACGGTCAACCTGGGGACGCTCGAGGGCGGCGAGGCGGTAAACAGCGTGCCGCGGGAAGCGACGGCCCAACTCGACGTCCGGCTGGCACCCGGCGTCGAGACCCCGGCCGTCCTCGCCGACGTTCGCGAGTGGCTCGTGGACCACGAGGGCGTCTCGATCGCGGACGTCGGCTGGAGCGTCGGCACCTACGAGGACCCCGACGCGCCGGTCGTCGCGGCGACCCGGAGCGTCGCGACGGACGTCCTCGAGGAGGACGTCTTCCGACGCAGTGCGACCGGCGGTGGCGACGCCAAGCAACTGCGAAACGCCGGGATTCCGACCGTCGAGTTCGCCGTCGCAACCGACACGGCCCACGCCTGCGACGAGTACACGACCGTCGACGCCCTCGCCGCGACGGCCGAGGCGTACGCCCGGCTCCCCGGCGCATTCGCGTCTTTTTCGTAA
- a CDS encoding DUF7575 domain-containing protein yields MDGRSSAKRPWLAAILTLLATGLGQVYVRRWLRAVGWVALSLLVGVAFVPESALANPGTAGVRDVAPIAAVGLASAIDAYALATRHNLRLEAERAVRCSNCYRELEADLAFCPWCGTEATTGDDAD; encoded by the coding sequence ATGGATGGACGCTCGTCCGCGAAGCGGCCGTGGCTCGCCGCCATTCTCACGCTGCTGGCAACGGGACTCGGCCAAGTGTACGTCCGCCGATGGTTGCGTGCGGTGGGATGGGTCGCCCTGTCGCTACTGGTTGGAGTCGCCTTCGTCCCCGAATCGGCGCTCGCGAACCCCGGGACGGCCGGAGTACGGGACGTTGCTCCGATCGCCGCCGTCGGTCTCGCAAGCGCCATCGATGCCTACGCGCTCGCTACAAGACACAATCTCCGTCTCGAGGCCGAACGCGCGGTCCGGTGCTCGAACTGCTATCGCGAACTCGAGGCGGACCTGGCGTTTTGCCCGTGGTGTGGGACCGAAGCGACGACCGGCGACGATGCGGACTGA
- a CDS encoding DUF2243 domain-containing protein: MASDDNTWFGLHERVKPLVRAGLVLGIGLGGFVDGIVLHQILQWHHMLSARTDPTVLADLRLNVVADGFFHAATFFFTVGGVVLLVRAWQRSNVPSSGRALLGSTIAGWGVFNLVEGIVNHHLLGIHHVRPDGPGGALLWDVGFLLSGVLFIAGGYAVIRLDDRTVAGPREDPAASD; encoded by the coding sequence ATGGCCAGCGACGACAATACGTGGTTCGGACTGCACGAACGGGTGAAACCGCTCGTCCGGGCCGGTCTCGTCCTCGGGATCGGACTGGGCGGGTTCGTCGATGGGATCGTGCTGCACCAGATTTTGCAGTGGCATCACATGCTTTCGGCACGGACGGATCCAACCGTCCTCGCCGATCTACGGCTGAACGTCGTCGCTGACGGGTTCTTTCATGCCGCCACGTTCTTCTTTACGGTCGGCGGGGTCGTCCTCCTGGTACGTGCGTGGCAGCGGTCGAACGTCCCGTCCTCCGGACGGGCGCTCCTGGGATCGACGATCGCCGGCTGGGGCGTATTCAACCTCGTGGAGGGGATCGTCAACCACCACCTGCTCGGGATCCACCACGTCCGGCCGGACGGGCCGGGCGGTGCCCTCCTCTGGGACGTCGGTTTCCTGCTGTCCGGGGTCCTCTTCATCGCCGGCGGGTACGCCGTGATCCGACTCGACGACCGGACCGTCGCCGGACCGCGGGAGGACCCTGCAGCAAGCGATTGA
- a CDS encoding helix-turn-helix domain-containing protein — protein MASSMAEQLQQDMECEGLLECIHGLKQLDKECFRVMVESDEALTIDEVAERVDRERSTAYRSIQRLLQSGFIQKEQINYDQGGYYHVYYPTDPSQIADDMQRKLNDWYAKMGQLIQEFEDKYEDADAGTEIPAGG, from the coding sequence ATGGCTAGTTCGATGGCGGAACAGCTTCAGCAGGACATGGAGTGTGAGGGTCTGCTGGAGTGTATCCACGGATTGAAACAGCTGGACAAGGAGTGTTTCCGGGTGATGGTCGAGAGCGACGAGGCCCTGACGATCGACGAGGTCGCCGAGCGGGTCGACCGCGAACGCTCGACGGCGTATCGCTCGATCCAGCGACTGCTCCAGAGCGGCTTCATCCAGAAGGAACAGATCAACTACGACCAGGGCGGCTACTATCACGTCTACTACCCGACGGACCCGTCCCAGATCGCCGACGACATGCAGCGCAAGCTCAACGACTGGTACGCGAAGATGGGCCAGCTCATCCAGGAGTTCGAGGACAAGTACGAAGACGCCGACGCTGGCACCGAGATTCCCGCCGGGGGATAA
- a CDS encoding sulfite exporter TauE/SafE family protein, with translation MEPFGIALTTLALFVSFGFMVGVLFGFFGMGGSFLVTPALLVMGYPARVAVGSGMAFVFGTAVIATLKHHDLGQVDYKLGGLMIVGTTAGIEVGSLLVYRLEDLGLAGGVIGITYVGLLGTIGLFVTRNALKDDGGDGSGGGGHHEAANEEIDADDIPDIAKKIQSYRVPPMMTIAGGIQVSLWMILGVAFATGLLSGFLGVGGGFIRMPAMFYLIGVPVPVAVGTDLFEIVFSGGFGAFTYGLNGGVDLSIVAPLLAGSALGARIGSAATSIVNEDDIKIYFGLMLLGGAVAVAFQQAGDYFGIEAFNTVGFALILLSAFMVGGAVIYSTVMTMRRQAKTAAASAD, from the coding sequence ATGGAACCGTTTGGAATCGCACTGACGACGCTCGCGCTGTTCGTGAGCTTCGGCTTCATGGTCGGCGTGCTGTTCGGCTTCTTCGGCATGGGCGGCTCGTTCCTCGTCACGCCCGCGTTGCTCGTGATGGGGTATCCCGCCCGTGTCGCCGTCGGGAGCGGTATGGCTTTCGTCTTCGGGACGGCCGTGATCGCGACGCTGAAACACCACGACCTCGGGCAGGTCGACTACAAGCTCGGCGGGTTGATGATCGTCGGCACGACCGCCGGCATCGAGGTCGGTAGCCTCCTCGTCTATCGGCTCGAGGACCTCGGGCTCGCCGGCGGGGTCATCGGTATCACGTACGTCGGGCTGTTGGGGACGATCGGACTGTTCGTCACCCGAAACGCACTCAAAGACGACGGCGGTGACGGCTCCGGCGGAGGTGGCCACCACGAGGCCGCAAACGAGGAGATCGATGCCGACGATATCCCGGATATCGCCAAGAAGATCCAGTCGTACCGCGTGCCGCCGATGATGACGATCGCGGGCGGTATCCAGGTTTCGCTGTGGATGATCCTCGGCGTCGCGTTCGCCACGGGACTGCTGTCGGGTTTCCTCGGCGTCGGCGGCGGATTCATCCGGATGCCCGCGATGTTCTACCTCATCGGGGTTCCGGTACCCGTGGCCGTCGGGACCGATCTGTTCGAGATCGTCTTCTCGGGCGGGTTCGGGGCGTTCACCTACGGGCTCAACGGCGGCGTCGACCTCTCGATCGTCGCGCCGCTGCTCGCGGGGAGCGCGCTCGGCGCACGGATCGGCTCGGCCGCGACCAGCATCGTCAACGAGGACGACATCAAGATCTACTTCGGGCTGATGCTGCTGGGCGGCGCGGTCGCCGTTGCGTTCCAGCAGGCCGGGGACTACTTCGGGATCGAGGCGTTCAACACGGTCGGCTTCGCCCTGATCCTGCTCTCGGCGTTCATGGTCGGCGGTGCCGTGATCTACAGCACGGTTATGACGATGCGACGCCAGGCGAAGACGGCCGCGGCCTCCGCAGACTGA
- a CDS encoding DUF7512 family protein yields the protein MIDLATYSEPVQAGALVGAVLLEAIVLYVGYGALERVATPVVDRLKHA from the coding sequence ATGATTGACCTCGCAACGTATTCGGAACCGGTACAGGCAGGCGCTCTCGTGGGTGCCGTCCTCCTCGAGGCGATCGTCCTCTACGTGGGGTACGGTGCGCTCGAGCGGGTCGCAACGCCAGTCGTCGACCGACTCAAGCACGCATAG